A window of Symphalangus syndactylus isolate Jambi chromosome X, NHGRI_mSymSyn1-v2.1_pri, whole genome shotgun sequence genomic DNA:
TGGATGTACTGAGGACAAATAAATACCTGCTGCACCCTGCTGCCGCTCTGACTCTGAATGCACCACAGGGCGTCAGACTGGAGCCCCATGGGGGACTGAACTTGGCCCCAGAAGAGCTATAGGTTGCTGTGACCGCTGCCACAACCACGGTATCACTGCCCAAATCAGGGGCCACAAGCATTTCTGCCTCTTCCAGGCCTGCGAGTGTCACAACTGTGCCCTCTTCTCATGAGTATGGTGTCTGAGATGCGGGGGGGCCAGACCTCCTCTAAATGGGACTAATCTTAGCCCTGCAATCCTTTACTTCAGAGAACGCCTCAGGGTCTTGCCTGCTGTGAGTGCCTTGAAGAGGGAGCAGCAGGCACGATCAAAGAGACACCTGGCTCAAGGACCAATAAGGAGTATGGCTGCCCCTCCCAAAGCTCCCATCCGTGTCAGGAATTTGACCATCAGAGCAGGAGTCCTCAGTGAGTGTTTCTGGCAAGGGAGGGAGCCAGAGTTTGGGTGGAGGAAGCATGAGTAGTTCTGTCACCAGTCCTGTCACAGAATTGCAGTGCGACCTGGGGCAAGTTGCTCCCTGGACCTTAGTGTGCCCAGGTGCAAAATGTCACCAATGTTATCTACCAAGTGTTTGTAGGGAGGAGAGAGCTGGGGGACAGGGGAATCGAAGAGCTCCATGGTGAGATGAGACCTGAGACTGGAGGTGGGGTGAAGTGGGGTGGGATTGGGGGAAAGACTCACCAAAGCTGTTCCTGGTCTTTCACAGCTGGGAAGGAGAACAACATGCTGCAGCCCGAGACCCACATCTTCACAGCCCCGGAGGAGGTAAGGAGAGTCGGTGACCAGTCGGGTAGGCTCCCACCCAGGCACTGTCCAGACATCTTTCACTGTGTCCCAAGGACATGGGTTTCATCTCCAATCCTATCACCAGCTcaccatgtgaccttgggaaatATCACttctcctccctgggcctcagtttccccagttgCAGAATGAAAGGCAAGACTGCCTGGTCTTCAAGGTCTTCAGAGCTCTGACATTCTAGGCTCCTATCCTCGTCCTAAAACATGTCCACACCTCCTCTCTCCATGGCCGGCCTGGTACCTGACTGCAACCTGTGCTCTCTGTCCCCGCAGGGGAGCTCCCAAGGGGCTCTGCTGCTTGGCCAGGCCCCAGAACCTTTGTCTCTGCCCTGTACTCCAGCGACCTTGGAGCAGCAACTGCTTTCTCCTTCTGGGGATCCCCACAgggcccctgccctgcccagcatGTGAGTAGCGTGAGGACCATGGAGCAGGTTGTGTCTTGTGTGCCTAACCTTGTCCTTGATGCCATGGGagatggaagaggaagagggggaggaggaggaggagaaggtggagggggacgaggaggtgggagaggaggaggaggaggaggaggaggaggaggaggagaaggaggaggagggcaagGCAGCATCTAATACTAACGGGCAAGGACAGGGCTCTCCTAGCTTTGCTATTTTCTATTTGTGAGACTTTGGACAAGTGATTTTATGTGTCTGAACCTCCATTTCCCTATGGCGGTACTGAGGACAATATTCTATACCCATAGCATTGAAAAGAGAACTGGCACAAGGCCTGCCACATAGTAGGGCTTCGACAAATGGGGGTTGTTATGCCACATGAAACAGGTGGATGGGGTAGAAGGTCCTGCTGAAAGGTGGGGTCCGTGCTGGCGAGGGCCACAGAGGCCCAGGGCAAAGCCCAGAGGCCGTCAGAGAAAGCTTCCTGGAGACCCTTCAAGACCCATGGGGACTGGGCAATATGGAAGTGAGAATCAGTCCCCGAACAGGGACAGTAATCACATCTCTCCAGGTgttttgcaaattaaaacacagaCACCTGTAATTTCCCGTGATTTTCACCATTGCCCTGGGAGGCAAGAGCTGGTAGGAATAAGCGTCCCTGTCAGGAAAAAGAGGTATGGAAAAGAAACCTGGCCAAGCAGGAGCAGGGACTTGCCCCAGCCACAATGACTAATGGTCCAGCAGGCATTGGGATTCTCACATCCAGATACTGCAAAATCCTGCCCCTCTTTCTGTCTACTGGTAGTATGTGTCCGCCAGCGGATTTAATCCCCTGGCCTCTCCTTTCCTTGTTTCTAGATGCTCAACTCTGATCCTCCAGCCCTGTGCCACCCTTGACCCTCTTCTACTGCAGCCACAGGTCCTGGGAAAGTAGTGGGGTCCAGAACGCTGGGACGGGCGGAGTTTAGTGGATGGGAAGAGCAGAAGgccttggtgggggtgggggaggaggttgAGGGAACAGGGGGCTGAAGGGGCACTTGTCGTATTGGGAAGAGGTGTAGCTTCCCAGTGCCTATTCTCTCACGCGCTTTCCTTTGCAGGTCCCCAAAGTCTCTGACCAGGCTTTGGTTTCTGCCCACTCAGAGTGGCAGCGGAAGCTGGAGGCCGCTGAGGCTCTGCTGACTCTGAGAAACTCTGTCCAGGCCCCTCCTGACTCCATCTCCCTGCACCAGCCTTGCAACCCACCAGGTAGCCTGCTCCCTGAAAGGAGAACACAGGGTGGGAATAGCTGGGGAATGGGGGTCGTTGTGGTAAGCAGGTTCTAACTGAAAAATCAGAGTCAGTAAGTTGAATCTCCTTGGGGCCAGGCACCCAAGCTCCTCAGTATGACTCCCGAGATGGTGGTTGAGGGCTGTTTAGTGAATCTTCGGTTTATTGAGCTTTGTGCGCAACAGCAAGCGTTCAGTGCCCTGATGtcaagaaagaaggaagctgaGGCCCTGAGAGTCGCAGGGACTTGCCCTCTCTGATATGCGTGCAGCGTGTCAAGTGGAAGAACTGGCCCTCTTGACTTTCTATGCTCAGGGTCTATGCTCAGCCCCCTGTGGCCTACTGTGGTCTGGGGAGGACATACAGAGGTGATAAGGGGCTTGGTCTGGAAGGAGGTCTGGTCTCTGCCTTCCGGGAGCTTCCAATCTAGATGTGGAGCCTGGATGCCCTTGCAAGCTGTGTTTTGTGGCCAGATTTTAACGATGTGCCCAGAGAGGAGGGGCTGGAGGAGCTCCGAGGGGGGGATAAAcaactggggaggctgggaggtAAGGCTAGGCATTCCCAGGTCCAAACGGTGAACGGAGCATGGCGTGCCAGTGAAGAAACACCCCTGGAGGGACTGCTGGAACAGAAagggatgaggctggagaggatACCAATCACAGAGCTCTGACAGGTCAGGCTGAGGAGGCTGGACCAGCAACTGTGGGTAGTGAGGAGCCAGGGAACGTTTTCTGAGCTGGGGAGAAGAATTTCAGAGACCCTGAGCTTGACAAAAAGAGTTGTGGTGGCTTTGATGGAAGGATTGGGGGAGGCAAGATGGGAGATGGGGAAATCAGAGAGGAAGAGGTCTATGCAACAGTCCAGGTGACAAATCTTTGGTTGGGCGGGACGCATAAAAAGAGTAGATCTGGAAGGGGATGTGGATGTGACCTGGCTCTGGCCCCTTCCTTTCTGTCCACAGCTCCTGCTGGAGATAAAGGATTCCAGCCTCCCAGCCCCTCTCTCCGCCCCAGGCCAGCCAGCTCCATCTCGCTGCCTATTGGACATCTGGGGTGCATCTCCCTCTTGAGCTAGGAACCCAGAGGAGGAGGCCTCAATAGAGCACTGCCTATTTGGTATCCAGTTTCTGAATGTGCAAAATGGTTAACGTCCAAAACGcttaacatctttttttaaagCCTTCAGGTGTTTTATAAGCTTTTTATTATATGGGGCAATTCCTTGGCTGAGGGTGGATATTCTTGTACCTCTATTCCTTACTCTTTTGGATGCTGGGGCCTTTTTCTGTCTCATAAAGACAGGATTGTGCAATCTAAGTTGATCAGTCTCTCAGTGGGGTTCTGTGTGAGTTCATATGCCAGAGTTTTTATTCGTCTTGTGATTGCTGACATACCTGTGCACCCATGTGTACACCCATGCATGTGGAAACATGAAGATGTTTTCACTTTGTGTCTAGGTTTATGTACGTGAACAAATAATAAACTGTTGTTGTTATAAGGCACTGTGATGTACGGGTTGTTTGTTACCACAGTGTAACCCAGACTATCGCGACTCTAACCGATTTGTTCAATTCATGTTTCAAAGTGAGAATCACCTTATCCAATAACTGGGATTTCCTAACATGGCTAGATAAGAAAATGGTAGAAGAGAAAGAGTAGGATATTTATTCATTGAGCAATTAAGTACCTACCCTCTGCCTGGCATAGACTGTTTCCAGTTGCCCAGAGGGCCATAAGTGGCAATGCCTGTAGGATCAAGCAGATCATGTAAATGAGTAGAGCAGGCCCGATGGGCTCTGGCCAAACTGACGGTGTATGCTCTGCGTAAGTGGGCAGCTGCTGCTTGGCTCCAGGCAATTGTTGCCATGCAGGGATAGCGACTCATGCTGGCCAAATTGACTGTTTTTTCAAGAGAAGATGGAATTCTAGATTTCTACATAAAATCACTCGACTTGTAAACGTTGGCTCGGGTTTCTTCTTTAAGCCCTATATCTGGGCCAAACCAGACTCCCATGAAGGACAGTTTTGGCCAATGGAAATGCCAGTTTTATTCTAGACCAATGTGAATTTTAcagtgggggaaactgaggccaatcAGAACAAGAAGAATCAAACAGGGGAAATGAGTTAGACTCAGACCCTATTTTTGAAGGGCCCATGAAATATGAGGAAGCATCACtaccttttatttattctgtgcTCACCGCACTAAGCACATACAGCCTCACGGCAACTTTGCAAGCTAAGCATTATTATTGCCATGTTGCCTATGAGGAAACACACTCAAAGAATGAAAGTGACTTGCAGAAGTGGTTTGGGGGAAATTTTAGGCCGAAGATCAGTGAACACTCCCTTGTCTTTACCAGGCCCTAAATCAGCGAATAATTCGATTTTTTAACAAAGCATTGAATAAAAGGTTCAAAACTCAAAGCAACAAACATCAGTCAGAGGGTTTTTCCAAAATAGTCCCTTTATTTCTTACTCAAGGTAACACTATGTAGTAATCGATCAGATCTTTCTTACCTGCACTGGTTTCCCAGTCCTCTGCTGATATTCTAAACAAATGAAGACCTGGAGACCCCCACCAGGCAGAAAGAAAGCTCAACTGGATATGAGCCCTTTTCCATGCTAttatctccctcctttcttccctcccagtACTTTACCCAAGACAATTGATTCGGATGACATCCAATTACAACTTgtccttccttttttgagaccCCGAGAAGTCAGGACTCTTATATTCTTGATCCGATGGCAGAGAAACAAACGTGCAAAGTCACTCAGACTCGGAGCAAGACTAGACTGAAGTCCGTCTcacaccttccttccttccctgattTGTTACTCGAACAAGTGATCCCAAAGCCCCTCCTTTCCTAGTGATGGATGAACAAGTCCACATATTTCTGGAGGAATGAAGCGGTAGTACCTGGAAGAGGACTAAGATCCTGCTATGAAATCGTGTCCTAGGCACACCACAGTCCCACAGTTGACTTGGGTAAAAGAGGAGGCATATTTTGGTTAAAGGATGTGGCatgagaagagggaggaaaaacagaaataaagtgatGGGCATTGGGGGAAGGAGTGAGGCCCTTTTCCCTGTGCCCTTTTATTTTCCTGatgcccccctccccccatacacacacacactttttctaAAGTCTCATAATGGTGTATTTTTGGCATCTTAGGACATCTTTGTGAATGTTAAATATCAAACCTTTCTCGTGTACTTCCCTTAGCTGTGTACTACCCCTGTTCATAGATTTAAAACACTGCTGTGTAGAGCACTGTGAGTTATGTCTTGACTCGTGTATGTCACATAACAGCATTGGTTAGATCTGAGCATACCCATCACATCAGAGCTTCGGTAGAGTGGATCAATTTCAACCATTAGTGTGCACGTACAGGTTTAGCAACTGGCTCTCAGGGGAAAGGAAGGTTGGGGGAAATGCCCTGGGTTGTTGCATTTGCTGAATGCAAGATATCAAAGTGATGTCAGTGAAcgcagagttgggaagagatgtatTTTTACCTTTCGGATACCATAAATGTGAATAACCACAAGAACACAGATAACAGTACAACGTAGAAAAATAATTAGGGATTGATTTTTTTAGCATATGTTATGTTTGTTTTCAATATAATTGATGTGATTGTTAGTTTATATAATGTagtttttaataatggctgtatTTAACAACTGGCTCACAAAATTCTTGAAAATCTTATGGTTGGCTCTTCTGTCTGGTAAG
This region includes:
- the LOC129476115 gene encoding doublesex- and mab-3-related transcription factor C1 isoform X2 — translated: MAAPPKAPIRVRNLTIRAGVLTGKENNMLQPETHIFTAPEEGSSQGALLLGQAPEPLSLPCTPATLEQQLLSPSGDPHRAPALPSICSTLILQPCATLDPLLLQPQVPKVSDQALVSAHSEWQRKLEAAEALLTLRNSVQAPPDSISLHQPCNPPAPAGDKGFQPPSPSLRPRPASSISLPIGHLGCISLLS
- the LOC129476115 gene encoding doublesex- and mab-3-related transcription factor C1 isoform X1; this translates as MRIRERLRVLPAVSALKREQQARSKRHLAQGPIRSMAAPPKAPIRVRNLTIRAGVLTGKENNMLQPETHIFTAPEEGSSQGALLLGQAPEPLSLPCTPATLEQQLLSPSGDPHRAPALPSICSTLILQPCATLDPLLLQPQVPKVSDQALVSAHSEWQRKLEAAEALLTLRNSVQAPPDSISLHQPCNPPAPAGDKGFQPPSPSLRPRPASSISLPIGHLGCISLLS